CTCGGGGGGCAAACTATTATCACCATCTGCTCCCCAACAGAAATGCAGCAGTGATCGATCATGATGTGGTGAGAGAAACTGTTCAAGAGCTATATGGGCCGGCCTTGAGACAAATTGGCCgcccaaaatttctcaagccaTACCCCGACTACGTAGATGTCAACAATCCATTTCCCAAAGGTTACAAGGTACCAGATTTCAGCCTATTTTCTGGAGAAAATAGTCAATCTAGCCTTGAACACATTGCAAGGTTCACTATAAGGTGTGGGGAGCTGGAAAACTTGGAAAACTTTACTAATTTGAAGCTGAGATTGTTCCCAAATACCCTTACTGGCACAGCATTTTCGTGGTATGCCACACTTCCCCGAAACTCAATCTTAAGTTGGCAAGATATGGAGAAGAAATTCCATACTCAGTTTTACCGAACTGAGCATGAGGTGTGCATCGCTGATTTGTCAAGGATGTCTCAGAAGAAAGAAGAAACAATTGATATGTTCATTGATAGGTTTAAGAAAACAAAGAACATGTGCAAGGTGTTTCTGCCAGAGACTGAGTTTGTCAAAATAGCCCAAAAGGGGCTAGACTTTGAGCTCCAGAAGAAGTTTCAAGGTATGGAATTCAGAGATTTTTTTGAACTTGCAGCAAAGGTTGGGGAGTACGAGGAACTATTGACAGAGGAGTCGGCTAAGAAGAAAACAACAGTGAGCTCTTATTACCACGAGGTAGAAGAGATTGCCCTGGCCGAGATTCGATCGAACGGCTCGTGCATAGTCCCTTTACTCAAGAGAAAATCCACAGAGTCAGATAGGAAGAGCACCACCCAACCTCCTAAGGACATGCAGTACACATTTGATGTTTCCAAGACAGACGACATATTTGATTTTCTGGTTAAAGAAAAATTCATCACTTTTCCACCCGATCATCAAATGCCTGCGAAAGACGATTTGAAAAGTCAAGAATACTGTAAGTATCATGACTCATATAATCATTCCACTAAATTGTGTTGggctttcaaaaatattttgcagGACAGAATTAACCATGGAATCTTGAAGTTCCCTAACAAACATGATTCCATGGCAGTGGATGATGATTCTTTTCTCCCAGTAGCTTCTGTTCATGTGAATGTGACAGATTTGAAGAATCTTCTCAAGGAGAAAAGAAGCCGATCCTTTGCAGTGAAAGACCTAATAATTAAGAAATGTTGGATCCCAAAGGGTCAACTGTTTGAAGCTAATGGAAGGAATAGTACTGATCGAGTAAGAACAGTTCAACAGCATTTCCCTAGAAATATTGGTGAATCCGCGGCCTATCGGCCGAGGAACCAACATTTCTTCGAGAGACCAGTGCATGAGAATCAAGGGTTCAGAGGGGAGTCATCTTGCAATCAATACCAAAGATACTCGAACAAGAGAGATACATATGGAGTAGAGCCGCGACAGatggaaatcaagaaaaagtcaGCTGACCAAGATAGAGAGTGGCGTGTGGATGAAATatcaaaaggaaaaatgattgagAGCAGGAGAGAAAGGCCCAGATACGTCCTTTTGGCTAGAGGGGAGTTCAGTGAGTCTTGGAGGATGGCCCAACACAAAACGTTCCCTAGGCCACCGACTAGGACTCAAAAGAGACGGCTATTGAGAGAAAGAGCTATTGCAAGGAGAGAAGAGTCAGCTAAATTGAGAAAAAAAACCCACAATTGATAGTCCAGTCATCAGAGATCAGGTGGGGAGTAAATCCAAGTTTGGAAGATCGGCTACTGAGGATAAGTTAGTAGACGCTGATGACGATCTGTTAAGTGAGGAGGACGATCAAAGAGAAAAAACGATCAATTTTTACGTTGGAGAGTTTCACATCACTGTGGATTGTGCCACAGGAGTAGTGATACTACCTCAGAGATTTAAGATGATGGAAGAAGAGGATGGGGAGTTGATGTCCCAAGAATCAGTGCAAAAGAAAGAGCATGCCGATAAACTCCCTGAAGGGAGTTCGAGAGTGATTATCAAGGAGGGCCACCCAAATAAGCCTCAACAGGTGATACTTGAGAAGCCTACACCGGTCATGACCAAGCACATAAGGCCGTTGTACATCAAGGCCCATGTCAATGGAAAACCAGTGTCTAGGGTCTTGATTGACAATGGCTCAGTCGTGAATGTTCTTCCAGTAAGGATGTTAAAAAGTCTTGGCAAAACTGAAGAAGATTTGATCCCTACTGAGGTTTCTGTTGCTGCGTTTACCGGGGAAACCACCAAGACCATTGGAGTGTTCCCCGCTGATGTTACTGTAGGGAGCATGTCGTCTTTATGTGCATTCTTTGTGGTGAACTCCTCCGCCAACTTCCAAGTATTGTTAGGCAGAGATTGGATCCATGCAAACCAGTGCATCCCATCCTCAATGCACCAACTGTTGTTATTTTGGAAAGGAGATGATGTGGAGGTTGTAGAAGCTGATGGACAGCCGTTTCAAACAAGTGCAAGTGCAGTGGAGGCCAAATATTACAATGGGGATTTTGGGCCTATCAAAATTCGTAGCAATAGCAAGAAAGAAAGTCCATTGTACATGCAAACACCAACTCCAAGCTCGGTGTTGGAAAGAATCCTTAAGCCTATTGTTATCGTGCCGCCTAGGCCGATAATTCAATCCCTTATTGAAGAGGTTGAGGATTGAAATGAACCAAAAAGGAAAAGAGGTAGCTGCAACCTCTATATGGAAGGCACATGTGCAGCAGGTACTGAACAAATTAGAAGAAGAGTTAAAGCTCACCAAACCAGACAACAATGAGGAATGAAGAAATAACAGAGCAGAATGAGAACATTGTGCAAACAACAGAAGAGCGTGGAAGTTTTGTTTTAATATAAGAGTAGGCTTATTGGCCACTTTTGTATATGTGTAGTTCTTCATTTTGAGACTTAAATGTGATGTGGGCCTTGGGGCCACTGATGTAAATATCCGTTGTTTATGGTTCAATAATGAGACTGATCAAATGAAGTGGGCCAATAGACCactttcatcattttggatGTATCTTGTTTCATTAGGGAGTCAGGTGAGGAAATAAAAGCAAGTAGAGTTGGCCTTCTTCAGTGGGGAGTTGGCCTTCGGGGCCACTTTTGTATATATTAAGTTCCTTATTTCAAGATGTCACGTGATGTAGGCCTTAGGGCCACTGAAATAAATATCTGTTGTTTAtgattcaacaaaataaaattgatcGGAGAAAGTGGGACAGTAAGCCACTTTCATTATTTGGAAGACCATTTATTTCACTAGGGAGTCGGCTTTACGGCCACTCATTATATATGAATTCGGTCgatattttcaatgtttttatGTTACCAGAAATCATGGTGAAGTAGCCTATACAGCCACTGCATAAATGGTTGCTTGCATGTGCAGTGACAGACCCGTGGCCATTAGGCCACTTAGAAAAGGGCAAGAAAGAAACATACCGAGCGGGGAGTTGGGCTCACCGAACGCAACATCGAGTAATAATGAAGAACAGAAGAGAACAAGGACGTTATGCGGACCCCAAGATGGAAGAAAAATAGGCTAACCAGCCATTTTTGTATGTTTTTAGCTTCAGGTTGTGAGATTTTGTTTGAAGTAGGCCTTAGGGCCACTAGTGTAAATATTCGTTATGGTTTAAAAATAAAGATGATCAATTCAAGTTGGCCAGGAGGCCACTTTTATCATATTGAATTCATTTTGTTTTGATAAGAGATCAGGGGAGGAAATAATCGCGAGCGGGGAGTTTTAAGCCAACCTATGGTTTTGATTGAAGCTATTGAAATGAGTTGAGTTAAATGGATTAAGAACGAacagaaactccttcccaaCCTCCAATACACAACCTCACATACAAACCCACCCTCATTCCACATCCATCACCCAACAACCACAACACAAAACCAACAGTCAACAACTCAAAGGCGGAATCACCGCATGCAAGAACAGTAAGTAAACGTGTATGAGGGAAAGGGGTCCAACTGAAGTGCAATGCATGCAAATGGCTGCTTGGGTATGGGGAATGTGACCCAAGTGATGTGCAACACACAAAGAAAATATTAGAGTTACGTCTTGGCTACCAATTCATGGCCATATGCACGTTCATTGAATAAGAGAGTCAGTGATCTAGCGGGGAGTTATGCCAACACATGGCTTGAATCAGTTGTTTGTCGGTGGGGTACACAAAACCACCCAACTCCCCACAGGAACTCGATACTAGAAAAGAAACAAAGGCAGTGGCATGTAAACATCTACAAGGAGCCAACATGGAAATAACATAGAGTAACATGGCAGTGATCAATATTGTGGCAAACCAGTCGTCATTCCCTCAAATTTCTCCAGGAGAGTCAAAGTGCCTCAGGGTTAATAATGCAAAGCAGAAAGAAGTAAAGAGTCTACTCCAATAAAGACAGCAAGAAATTTCAAGGAAGAATAGCATCACATAGTACtcgagaaaaatggagaaagaTTACCAATAGCTGTAGAAGAAGCAGAAACAACCGAAGGAAAATCTTGTAAGGTCGTGGTAGCCGCAAAATCATGGCTCGAGAAGATAGTAGTGTTCGCTCTTGCAGGGCGAGCAGATTCCGATAGAAGCTGTGGTGAACCGGGGAGCCACGACGGTTGGGGAGTTTGTCTAGCCGAGAATGAAAACAACaaaattttaatgtatttctcATTGGATCAAATTCACAAACACCATG
This is a stretch of genomic DNA from Primulina eburnea isolate SZY01 chromosome 11, ASM2296580v1, whole genome shotgun sequence. It encodes these proteins:
- the LOC140805593 gene encoding uncharacterized protein is translated as MAPRRKENVNQESGESLANQEGTQVPQPEQPTVEPHTEEVDLQIPTTYDQVSNKVMEELTAIKIEEISLALSKAMADCLKTLLSRPNQSTRGEQNTTVKETGQGSKQVQGSNQFTELDQGAGHSKAGDARRPEFALPNQQEERYTPSHNREETLGGRVRPYPRTDGVGSSKQPVNQVHAITNPLYQPRMYDDIPHLGYQGVDGSFQGWNAGYSTGAQTRGANYYHHLLPNRNAAVIDHDVVRETVQELYGPALRQIGRPKFLKPYPDYVDVNNPFPKGYKVPDFSLFSGENSQSSLEHIARFTIRCGELENLENFTNLKLRLFPNTLTGTAFSWYATLPRNSILSWQDMEKKFHTQFYRTEHEVCIADLSRMSQKKEETIDMFIDRFKKTKNMCKVFLPETEFVKIAQKGLDFELQKKFQGMEFRDFFELAAKVGEYEELLTEESAKKKTTVSSYYHEVEEIALAEIRSNGSCIVPLLKRKSTESDRKSTTQPPKDMQYTFDVSKTDDIFDFLDRINHGILKFPNKHDSMAVDDDSFLPVASVHVNVTDLKNLLKEKRSRSFAVKDLIIKKCWIPKGQLFEANGRNSTDRVRTVQQHFPRNIGESAAYRPRNQHFFERPVHENQGFRGESSCNQYQRYSNKRDTYGVEPRQMEIKKKSADQDREWRVDEISKGKMIESRRERPRYVLLARGEFIIRDQVGSKSKFGRSATEDKLVDADDDLLSEEDDQREKTINFYVGEFHITVDCATGVVILPQRFKMMEEEDGELMSQESVQKKEHADKLPEGSSRVIIKEGHPNKPQQVILEKPTPVMTKHIRPLYIKAHVNGKPVSRVLIDNGSVVNVLPVRMLKSLGKTEEDLIPTEVSVAAFTGETTKTIGVFPADVTVGSMSSLCAFFVVNSSANFQVLLGRDWIHANQCIPSSMHQLLLFWKGDDVEVVEADGQPFQTSASAVEAKYYNGDFGPIKIRSNSKKESPLYMQTPTPSSVLERILKPIVIVPPRPIIQSLIEEVED